In the genome of Mycobacterium kansasii ATCC 12478, one region contains:
- a CDS encoding succinate dehydrogenase hydrophobic membrane anchor subunit yields MSTPGVQLNPQTGNSRRAPVLQRTHDRPASLDNPRSPRRRAGMPNFEKFAWLFMRFSGVVLVFLALGHLFIGLMWDNGVYRIDFNYVAQRWNSPFWQTWDLLLLWLAQLHGGNGLRVIIDDYSRKESTRFWLNSLLAVSMTFTLVLGSYVLLTFDANIS; encoded by the coding sequence ATGAGCACCCCCGGCGTGCAGCTCAACCCGCAAACCGGCAACAGCCGCCGCGCACCGGTGCTGCAACGCACCCACGACCGGCCAGCCAGCCTGGACAATCCGCGGTCGCCGCGGCGCCGCGCCGGCATGCCCAACTTCGAGAAATTCGCCTGGCTGTTCATGCGGTTCTCCGGGGTGGTGCTGGTGTTCTTGGCCCTGGGTCACCTGTTCATCGGTCTGATGTGGGACAACGGGGTCTATCGCATCGACTTCAACTATGTGGCGCAGCGCTGGAATTCGCCGTTCTGGCAGACCTGGGACCTGCTGCTGTTGTGGCTGGCGCAGTTGCACGGCGGCAACGGCCTGCGCGTCATCATCGACGACTACAGCCGCAAGGAATCCACCCGGTTCTGGCTCAATTCGCTGCTGGCGGTGTCGATGACATTCACGCTGGTGCTGGGCAGCTACGTGTTGCTGACCTTCGACGCGAACATCTCCTGA
- the sdhC gene encoding succinate dehydrogenase, cytochrome b556 subunit, with protein sequence MWSWVLHRITGATIFFFLFVHVLDTALVRVSPQAYNSVIGTYKTPVVGLMEFGLVVAVSYHALNGIRIILIDFWSQGPRYQRLMLGVVGIVWLLILVPAAVVLGIHMWEHFR encoded by the coding sequence ATGTGGTCGTGGGTGTTGCATCGCATCACCGGCGCGACGATCTTCTTCTTCCTGTTCGTCCACGTCCTGGACACCGCGCTGGTGCGGGTCAGCCCCCAGGCGTACAACTCGGTGATCGGCACCTACAAGACGCCGGTCGTCGGCCTGATGGAATTCGGGTTGGTGGTTGCGGTCTCCTACCACGCCCTCAACGGAATCCGGATCATCTTGATCGACTTCTGGTCGCAAGGACCGCGCTATCAGCGGCTGATGTTGGGTGTCGTCGGCATCGTGTGGCTGCTGATCCTGGTGCCCGCGGCGGTGGTGCTGGGCATCCACATGTGGGAGCACTTCCGATGA
- the sdhA gene encoding succinate dehydrogenase flavoprotein subunit produces MIHQHRYDVVIVGAGGAGMRAAVEAGPRVRTAVLTKLYPTRSHTGAAQGGMCAALANVEDDNWEWHTFDTVKGGDYLADQDAVEIMCKEAIDAVLDLEKMGMPFNRTPEGRIDQRRFGGHTRDHGKAPVRRACYAADRTGHMILQTLYQNCVKHDVEFFNEFYVLDLALTHTPSGPVATGVVAYELATGDIHVFHAKAVVIATGGSGRMYKTTSNALTLTGDGMGIVFRRGLPLEDMEFHQFHPTGLAGLGILISEAVRGEGGRLLNGEGERFMERYAPTIVDLAPRDIVARSMVLEVLEGRGAGPHKDYVYIDVRHLGADVLEAKLPDITEFARTYLGVDPVHELVPVYPTCHYVMGGIPTTVTGQVLRDNTHTVPGLYAAGECACVSVHGANRLGTNSLLDINVFGRRAGIAAANYARGHDFVEMPPNPAAMVVGWVNDILSEHGNERVADIRGALQRTMDNNAAVFRTEETLKQALTDIHALKERYSRISVHDKGKRFNSDLLEAIELGFLLELAEVTVVGALNRKESRGGHAREDYPNRDDVNFMRHTMAYKEIGADKEIGADKQGTELLSDIALDFKPVVQTRYEPKERKY; encoded by the coding sequence GTGATTCACCAACACCGATACGACGTGGTGATCGTCGGCGCGGGCGGTGCCGGCATGCGGGCCGCGGTCGAGGCGGGCCCGCGCGTCCGCACCGCCGTGTTGACCAAGCTCTACCCCACTCGCAGCCACACCGGCGCCGCCCAGGGCGGCATGTGCGCCGCCCTGGCCAACGTCGAAGACGACAACTGGGAGTGGCACACCTTCGACACGGTCAAGGGCGGCGACTACCTGGCCGACCAGGACGCCGTCGAGATCATGTGCAAGGAAGCCATCGACGCGGTGCTCGACCTGGAGAAAATGGGGATGCCGTTCAACCGCACCCCCGAGGGCCGCATCGACCAGCGCCGCTTCGGCGGACATACCCGCGACCACGGCAAGGCTCCGGTGCGCCGGGCGTGCTACGCCGCCGACCGCACCGGCCACATGATCCTGCAAACCCTCTACCAAAACTGTGTCAAGCACGACGTGGAGTTCTTCAACGAGTTCTACGTACTCGATCTGGCGCTGACCCACACTCCCAGCGGCCCGGTGGCCACCGGGGTGGTGGCCTACGAGCTGGCGACGGGCGACATCCACGTCTTCCACGCCAAGGCCGTCGTGATCGCGACCGGCGGCTCCGGCCGGATGTACAAGACCACATCCAACGCGCTCACCCTCACCGGCGACGGCATGGGCATCGTCTTCCGTAGGGGACTTCCGTTGGAGGACATGGAGTTTCACCAGTTCCACCCGACCGGACTGGCCGGCCTGGGCATCCTGATCTCCGAGGCGGTGCGTGGCGAGGGCGGCCGGCTGCTCAACGGCGAAGGCGAGCGGTTCATGGAGCGCTACGCCCCGACGATCGTCGACCTGGCTCCCCGCGACATCGTCGCCCGCTCGATGGTGCTGGAGGTGCTGGAGGGCCGCGGCGCCGGCCCGCACAAGGACTACGTCTACATCGACGTGCGCCACCTGGGTGCGGACGTGCTGGAGGCCAAGCTGCCTGACATCACCGAGTTCGCGCGCACCTACCTGGGCGTGGACCCGGTGCACGAGCTGGTCCCGGTCTACCCGACCTGCCACTACGTGATGGGCGGCATCCCCACCACGGTCACCGGGCAGGTGCTGCGGGACAACACCCACACCGTCCCGGGCCTGTACGCGGCCGGCGAGTGCGCGTGCGTGTCGGTGCACGGCGCCAACCGGCTGGGCACCAACTCACTGCTGGACATCAACGTGTTCGGTCGCCGGGCCGGCATCGCCGCGGCCAACTACGCGCGCGGTCACGACTTCGTCGAGATGCCACCGAACCCGGCGGCGATGGTCGTCGGATGGGTCAACGACATCTTGTCCGAACACGGCAACGAACGAGTCGCCGACATCCGCGGTGCGCTGCAGCGCACGATGGACAACAACGCCGCAGTGTTCCGCACCGAGGAAACCCTGAAGCAGGCGCTCACCGACATCCACGCACTCAAGGAGCGGTACTCCCGAATCAGCGTGCACGACAAGGGAAAACGCTTCAACAGCGACCTGTTGGAAGCCATCGAGCTGGGCTTCTTGCTGGAACTGGCCGAAGTCACCGTGGTCGGTGCGCTCAACCGCAAGGAATCCCGCGGCGGGCATGCCCGCGAGGACTACCCCAACCGCGACGACGTCAACTTCATGCGCCACACCATGGCCTACAAGGAAATTGGGGCCGACAAGGAAATTGGGGCCGACAAGCAGGGCACCGAACTGCTCAGCGACATCGCGCTGGACTTCAAACCCGTCGTGCAGACCCGCTACGAACCCAAGGAACGGAAGTACTGA
- a CDS encoding succinate dehydrogenase iron-sulfur subunit yields the protein MAEGDTVGSAELAETEPVPALPERPLPPVPEGAVMVTVKIARFNPDDPERYTETGGWQSFRVPCLPSDRLINLLIYIKGYLDGTLTFRRSCGHGVCGSDAMRINGVNRLACKVLMRDLLPKKPGKQLTITVEPIRGLPVEKDLVVDMEPFFEAYRAVKPYLITSGNPPTRERIQSQTDRARYDDTTKCILCAACTTSCPVFWNEGSYFGPAAIVNAHRFIFDSRDEAAAERLDILNEVDGVWRCRTTFNCTDACPRGIAVTKAIQEVKRALMFSR from the coding sequence ATGGCCGAAGGCGACACTGTGGGATCAGCAGAGCTAGCTGAGACCGAACCGGTGCCGGCCCTGCCGGAGAGACCGCTGCCGCCCGTTCCCGAGGGCGCGGTGATGGTGACCGTCAAGATCGCCCGGTTCAACCCGGATGACCCGGAACGGTACACCGAAACCGGTGGCTGGCAAAGCTTCCGGGTTCCCTGCCTGCCCAGCGACCGGCTGATCAATCTGCTCATCTACATCAAGGGTTACCTCGACGGCACGCTGACCTTCCGGCGATCGTGCGGGCACGGGGTCTGCGGCTCGGACGCCATGCGGATCAATGGCGTCAACCGGCTGGCCTGCAAGGTGCTGATGCGTGACCTGCTGCCTAAAAAGCCGGGCAAGCAACTGACCATCACTGTCGAACCGATTCGCGGGCTGCCGGTGGAAAAGGACCTGGTGGTCGACATGGAGCCGTTCTTCGAAGCCTACCGCGCGGTCAAGCCGTATCTGATCACCAGCGGCAATCCGCCCACCCGCGAACGGATTCAGAGCCAGACCGACCGTGCCCGCTACGACGACACCACCAAATGCATCCTGTGCGCGGCCTGCACCACCAGCTGCCCGGTGTTCTGGAACGAAGGCAGCTACTTCGGCCCGGCGGCGATCGTCAACGCCCACCGCTTCATCTTCGACAGCCGCGACGAAGCCGCCGCCGAACGCCTCGATATCCTCAACGAGGTCGACGGGGTGTGGCGCTGCCGGACCACGTTCAACTGCACCGACGCCTGCCCGCGCGGTATCGCGGTGACCAAGGCGATCCAGGAGGTCAAGCGCGCGCTCATGTTCTCGCGGTG